One genomic window of Citrobacter sp. Marseille-Q6884 includes the following:
- a CDS encoding chemotaxis protein CheB, producing MNSGNIRVLILDLGSVSRNELVRQLEEHPQIKVVGQAAHRRQAIRLLQQLMPDLLILTLDTSTADNVEIVETIMATSAIPILVMRFFPENQWDDDYISRGALAVLYQSSDPPLSNDALHRKVELLVGVKVIRHIKGLRYPTELKMPVDRPDTRVVRAQEDWPFVLAIACSTGGPQALSKLLQALPGTFPCPVLIAQHIADGFAKNMVHWLDSVTDLKVRLAQVGDRVEAGYVYILPPEQHLIVKNDQRLAAIPRQESDVYHPSCNLLLESVAEVFREKAVGLIMTGMGSDGCRGIELIFQRGGRTLAQDEESSVVFGMNKNAIDKQLIHRTIPLDDLAKVLLSMAFHGHFESTLP from the coding sequence ATGAATAGCGGTAACATTCGGGTGCTGATCCTGGATCTGGGCAGCGTGTCGCGCAATGAGCTGGTCAGGCAGCTTGAGGAGCACCCGCAGATTAAAGTGGTGGGTCAGGCTGCCCACCGCAGGCAGGCGATTCGACTGTTACAACAGTTGATGCCTGACCTGCTGATCCTGACGCTGGACACCTCGACTGCCGATAACGTTGAGATTGTTGAAACCATTATGGCAACCAGCGCAATTCCGATATTGGTCATGCGCTTTTTTCCAGAAAATCAATGGGATGATGATTACATTTCTCGCGGCGCGCTGGCTGTGTTGTACCAGAGCAGCGATCCCCCTTTATCGAACGACGCGCTGCACCGCAAAGTTGAATTGCTGGTTGGCGTAAAAGTCATTCGCCATATCAAGGGATTACGTTACCCGACAGAGCTGAAAATGCCGGTTGACCGCCCGGACACGCGTGTCGTCAGGGCGCAAGAGGACTGGCCTTTTGTGTTGGCGATCGCCTGCTCAACGGGCGGACCGCAGGCGCTGAGTAAGCTCTTGCAGGCATTACCGGGTACGTTTCCGTGTCCGGTACTGATCGCCCAACACATTGCCGATGGCTTCGCCAAGAACATGGTGCACTGGCTGGACAGCGTAACCGACCTGAAGGTGCGACTGGCGCAGGTGGGCGATCGTGTGGAAGCGGGGTATGTGTATATATTGCCGCCTGAACAGCATCTGATCGTTAAAAACGATCAACGTCTGGCCGCGATCCCACGGCAGGAGAGTGACGTTTATCATCCCAGCTGCAACCTGTTGCTGGAGTCGGTCGCTGAGGTCTTTCGTGAAAAGGCCGTCGGCTTAATCATGACAGGGATGGGCAGCGATGGTTGTCGTGGTATTGAACTCATTTTTCAGCGGGGTGGCAGGACGCTGGCGCAGGATGAGGAAAGTTCTGTTGTCTTTGGAATGAATAAGAACGCTATCGACAAACAGCTGATACATCGCACGATCCCGCTGGATGACCTCGCGAAAGTGCTGCTTTCGATGGCTTTTCACGGGCATTTTGAGAGTACATTGCCATGA
- a CDS encoding Cache 3/Cache 2 fusion domain-containing protein, with amino-acid sequence MSDIIKVKDRSAAASSGGPGARVLSWLNNIHPGVAMKLGFILVVCIATLLISASFILSSYLSRELQVNALEMIKTNTRIFHNSISNEFQRVTKDAEHYSNVYINNYQNVAGKPLRYMDATELKAVLSNPNTNAHFTELTSVFASTFVLQGEQFVRVSSTLLASSGNTATATALGRDNPALPLLLKNKPFSGVVTLFGKQFISHYEPIADKYGQVVGAVAVGFDVKQTLQPIIRQLLDVRIGKNGYAYVLDAGFEPGRMLVHPSLSNQQAINITDANGYKLFADILEHKNGITYYNWVSGYGMAPQKKVAVYEYVDGIDWVIATTSYVDDVARSSNLVRNGLLLFTALLLPIILLLIAVASRFLISRRLNRVLGIAQTIADGDLTVDVQVDHHDEIGELLGAVEMMRQRLHSLVGGMVSHANSVHQASLHITEAVDGQASTSVETSSSVAEITSTMEELSASSTQIAEHSRAVVDIANQTLEDCNKGSESMSQLLMRMTDIDTDNQQNMREIMMLGNKSTEISRVMVIINSVADQTKLIAFNAALEAASAGEAGKRFSVVAAEIRRLADSVTESTVEIENKISEIQNAINRLVLNAEKGGESIKAGARACKVSAEHLNDIVVTAEQTSTAALQISLSTQQQKTASNQVVMALREIVVASNYTSQSIKDILVVSQDMTQLSQALKEASSSFTLTDPDA; translated from the coding sequence ATGAGTGACATTATTAAAGTGAAAGATCGTTCGGCTGCCGCGTCTTCGGGCGGGCCTGGGGCGCGAGTATTATCCTGGTTGAACAACATCCATCCGGGCGTGGCGATGAAGCTCGGTTTTATTCTGGTTGTCTGTATTGCCACGCTGCTGATTAGCGCCTCTTTTATTTTGTCGTCTTATCTCTCCAGAGAGTTGCAGGTCAATGCGCTGGAAATGATTAAGACCAATACGCGTATTTTTCACAACAGTATTTCGAATGAGTTTCAGCGGGTCACGAAAGACGCGGAACATTACAGTAATGTCTACATCAACAATTACCAAAACGTTGCGGGTAAACCGCTGCGTTATATGGACGCCACTGAATTAAAAGCGGTGCTCAGTAATCCCAACACGAACGCGCATTTCACCGAACTCACCAGCGTATTTGCCAGTACTTTTGTGTTGCAGGGTGAGCAGTTTGTTCGCGTCAGCAGTACGCTTTTAGCCAGTTCGGGTAACACGGCGACGGCGACGGCACTGGGACGTGATAATCCGGCCTTGCCGCTGTTGCTGAAAAACAAACCGTTTTCAGGCGTGGTGACGCTATTTGGCAAGCAGTTTATTAGTCACTATGAGCCGATTGCCGATAAATATGGGCAGGTCGTGGGAGCCGTTGCGGTCGGCTTTGATGTTAAACAGACCCTGCAACCGATAATCAGGCAATTGCTGGATGTTCGCATTGGCAAAAACGGTTACGCCTACGTACTGGATGCCGGGTTCGAGCCGGGTCGGATGCTGGTGCATCCTTCGCTGAGTAATCAGCAGGCGATCAATATCACTGACGCCAACGGCTATAAGCTTTTTGCCGATATTCTTGAGCATAAAAATGGCATCACCTATTACAACTGGGTGAGTGGCTATGGCATGGCGCCGCAAAAGAAAGTCGCCGTTTATGAGTATGTGGATGGCATCGATTGGGTGATTGCGACGACCAGCTATGTGGATGATGTCGCCAGAAGCAGTAATTTGGTACGCAATGGCCTGTTGCTGTTCACCGCGCTGTTGTTGCCTATCATTTTGCTGCTGATTGCTGTCGCCAGCCGTTTCCTGATTTCACGGCGTTTAAACCGCGTGTTGGGCATTGCGCAGACCATCGCGGACGGTGATTTAACCGTTGATGTGCAGGTTGACCATCATGACGAAATTGGCGAACTGCTTGGCGCGGTAGAGATGATGCGTCAGCGTCTGCACTCGCTGGTGGGCGGCATGGTCTCTCACGCCAATTCGGTACATCAGGCTTCGCTGCATATTACTGAAGCGGTAGACGGTCAGGCATCTACCAGTGTGGAAACCTCATCGTCGGTGGCAGAAATTACCTCCACGATGGAAGAGTTGTCCGCCTCTTCGACCCAGATCGCCGAGCATTCGCGCGCGGTCGTCGATATTGCGAACCAGACGCTGGAAGATTGCAATAAAGGCTCAGAGTCGATGTCGCAATTGCTGATGCGCATGACGGATATTGATACCGACAATCAGCAAAACATGCGTGAAATCATGATGCTCGGTAACAAATCGACGGAAATCAGCCGCGTCATGGTGATCATTAATAGCGTCGCCGATCAAACGAAATTAATCGCCTTTAACGCCGCGCTGGAAGCGGCCAGCGCAGGTGAAGCCGGAAAACGCTTCTCCGTGGTGGCTGCTGAAATTCGTCGTCTGGCGGATTCCGTTACGGAATCGACGGTTGAAATCGAGAATAAAATCAGTGAGATCCAGAATGCGATTAATCGCCTGGTGCTGAACGCGGAAAAAGGTGGCGAGAGCATTAAAGCGGGCGCCAGAGCCTGTAAAGTGAGCGCGGAACACCTGAACGATATCGTGGTGACCGCCGAGCAAACCTCTACGGCAGCGCTGCAAATATCACTCTCCACGCAACAGCAGAAAACGGCCAGTAATCAGGTGGTGATGGCACTGCGCGAGATTGTTGTCGCCAGTAACTACACGTCGCAGTCCATCAAAGACATTCTGGTGGTCAGTCAGGATATGACACAACTGTCGCAGGCGCTGAAAGAGGCCTCGTCATCCTTTACCTTGACGGACCCGGATGCATGA
- a CDS encoding EAL domain-containing protein, which produces MDAIINTDSARSIREWCLPLILPTLFYPLSQYLNGYCIISNTILTVYDLKLAVFSAALVLFGFRVLPGFILFLAVMFLVGPQSERMDALCLTAAATLSYVIYHKITGRRSCASFGRIKTSLNRIVWLCGYNILLYLVFGKIMALFVTYSQRPDVANIPMMSLEMLVRVQGIINGCLTGIPFFYKIYRILRRPSYLATFVKSIVDQCKSNVSTYGVIAWFTLLTCLMICLTSPDSPNIFFSFYSLILLFPLMLWGTIKIGHMFTMPVWTIVLIILGHHNDSYIASDANFMLHQALVSTLIFVFSLTIVIMGVLAKFTRQRFNQALLLGLTDPMTGMANLRALKTELFTTAHATVCLIQLPELELFSRRYGFHFRARYQKILAEHLQRHLVESEKVYYHAGYDLLIRLEHGSYERLCDLYQAANGFRLFYNGQRLGFRSGMGYCLINDISDDIYQLVGKLGMVAGLSLINGRPENLEAQHSRVLGNHIVDKTDIRTALQNALDNNAFVLMAQPIVSTKGEEPYYEILIRMLNDKGDFIPPNHFLPVAHDAGLAPEIDLWVIENTFKAMSQQPGRCFSINLTPVTVCRSNIVSKITQLLQDYAVDPQRVIFEITEADSLSDKDQTVETLHLIRELGCRVAIDDFGTGFASYARLMNIEADILKIDGSFIRRITESEISYYIVESFCRVAEMKNMQVVAEFVENANIQACLEQMNVGWLQGYHIGKPTPLLTLK; this is translated from the coding sequence TTGGACGCAATAATTAATACAGACAGTGCCAGAAGCATTCGAGAATGGTGCCTGCCACTTATTTTACCCACCTTATTTTATCCGTTGTCACAGTACCTTAACGGATACTGTATTATCAGTAATACTATATTAACAGTTTATGATCTCAAATTAGCGGTATTTTCCGCCGCACTGGTGCTGTTTGGTTTTCGGGTTCTGCCGGGATTTATTCTGTTTCTGGCCGTGATGTTTTTGGTCGGTCCACAAAGTGAGCGGATGGATGCACTGTGCCTGACGGCGGCCGCGACCTTAAGCTATGTCATCTACCATAAAATTACGGGCAGACGCAGTTGCGCCAGCTTTGGCCGCATCAAAACGAGTCTGAATCGCATTGTCTGGCTGTGCGGATACAACATTTTGCTGTACCTGGTCTTTGGCAAAATAATGGCTCTGTTTGTGACCTACAGCCAACGCCCGGATGTGGCCAATATTCCGATGATGAGCCTGGAGATGCTGGTGCGTGTTCAGGGGATTATTAACGGCTGCCTGACAGGCATTCCCTTTTTCTACAAAATTTATCGTATCCTGCGTCGGCCGTCTTATCTGGCGACCTTTGTGAAGTCGATTGTCGATCAGTGCAAAAGCAATGTCAGTACTTATGGAGTGATTGCGTGGTTCACGCTGCTGACTTGTTTAATGATCTGCTTAACCTCCCCCGATAGCCCGAATATTTTTTTCTCATTCTATAGTCTGATCCTGCTGTTTCCACTGATGTTATGGGGGACGATAAAGATTGGGCACATGTTTACCATGCCCGTCTGGACCATTGTGCTGATCATTTTAGGTCATCATAACGATAGCTATATCGCCAGCGATGCGAACTTCATGCTACATCAGGCGCTGGTTTCAACGCTTATCTTTGTTTTTTCCCTCACCATTGTGATCATGGGGGTACTGGCAAAATTCACCCGGCAACGGTTTAACCAGGCGCTGCTGTTAGGGCTGACGGATCCGATGACCGGAATGGCGAACTTACGTGCGCTGAAAACCGAGCTGTTTACGACAGCCCACGCGACAGTGTGTCTGATTCAGCTCCCTGAGCTGGAGCTTTTTTCCCGCCGCTACGGTTTTCATTTTCGCGCCCGCTACCAGAAGATTCTGGCAGAACATCTCCAGCGACATTTGGTTGAAAGCGAGAAGGTCTATTACCACGCAGGCTACGATCTGCTCATCAGGCTTGAGCATGGCTCCTATGAGCGGTTATGTGATTTATACCAGGCCGCCAACGGCTTTCGTCTTTTTTATAACGGCCAGCGACTGGGCTTTCGCAGCGGTATGGGCTATTGCCTGATTAACGATATCAGCGATGACATTTATCAGTTGGTCGGCAAACTGGGCATGGTCGCCGGGTTGTCGCTGATCAATGGTCGGCCTGAAAACCTTGAAGCGCAGCATAGTCGGGTTCTCGGCAATCACATCGTTGATAAAACGGATATTCGCACCGCGCTGCAAAACGCGTTGGATAACAATGCGTTTGTGCTGATGGCGCAGCCGATTGTCAGTACCAAAGGCGAAGAGCCGTATTATGAAATATTGATCCGCATGCTGAATGATAAAGGGGACTTTATCCCACCCAATCATTTTCTGCCGGTTGCCCATGATGCAGGATTAGCCCCGGAAATTGATTTATGGGTCATCGAGAACACCTTTAAAGCGATGTCTCAGCAACCCGGTCGCTGTTTTTCCATCAACCTGACGCCCGTGACGGTATGTCGCTCCAATATAGTCTCGAAGATTACCCAGCTATTGCAGGATTACGCTGTCGATCCACAACGGGTCATTTTTGAGATAACGGAAGCCGACTCCCTGTCAGATAAAGATCAAACCGTCGAAACGCTGCATTTAATACGTGAACTGGGGTGTCGGGTCGCCATTGATGATTTCGGGACCGGATTCGCCAGCTATGCGCGTTTGATGAATATCGAAGCGGATATTTTGAAAATAGATGGCTCATTTATTCGGCGGATCACAGAAAGTGAAATCAGCTACTACATCGTCGAATCATTCTGCCGCGTTGCAGAAATGAAGAACATGCAGGTAGTCGCTGAGTTTGTTGAAAACGCCAATATTCAGGCATGCCTGGAGCAAATGAATGTGGGGTGGTTACAGGGATATCACATTGGCAAGCCGACGCCGTTGCTCACGCTGAAATAG
- a CDS encoding putative bifunctional diguanylate cyclase/phosphodiesterase: MAQSLFSLKAIKGWQHSITGKITQFLLAGIVIAFGAGAFTSWSLIDNFSWQQWVQRAESNAQIMTYIIRSVYTTVSVETSDAGQISRIVSDKQIGDTDSILQTGYNPVDVLALASVQTHNPTWLFLYTPEKGFVGINNKSEEGEGVITFAGQRPRDVLDNYYVGFARINGEECFISAVPILTPSGEILGSLISSIGKKSELYATYDAMLKKSCIIFVLILLVTLALVTVFMRRLFRPVPMLINSITRIAHEETDCVTPYLDQDDEIGHLAGAIEKLRVAMKERGYLQRMHEMSQKMEHMAHHDSLTGLPNRVSFSLALDKRVSEIHQDEKQFNLLLIDLDNFKPVNDTFGHKAGDELLISVAQRLQLLLGPNDMAARLGGDEFAILQHVSDDAIKEAHRLSKRIIRALSTPFTWSSHTFSISCSIGITTAPYQGNNSSTLMINADLAMYASKHHGRGCFHFFEDGMVMTQTHSLFINQEIIDGIDNKEFELHFQPIMNLEDNSIYGYESLIRWNHPTKGLIYPDYFISIAESSGLIVRLGEWIIRQSCEAAARWPERIRVAVNISAYQLHNPGLVDAIKDALRISQLSAERLEIEITESEKLDKSIALPVLKEIRSLGIDIAMDDLGTGYAALDYLLIYPFTRIKIARTLINKLEQDNASQYLIVMLIQFAHKYNMSVTAEGVETSQQCDILRDIECQNVQGYFFSYPLREHEVLSAFADEIIEEGICDV, encoded by the coding sequence GTGGCACAGTCTCTGTTTTCCCTTAAAGCAATAAAAGGGTGGCAACATTCTATCACTGGCAAAATCACGCAGTTTTTGCTGGCGGGGATCGTTATTGCTTTTGGCGCTGGCGCCTTTACCAGCTGGAGCCTGATAGACAACTTCTCCTGGCAGCAGTGGGTTCAACGGGCCGAATCAAACGCACAGATTATGACCTATATCATCCGTAGCGTGTATACCACCGTGTCGGTTGAAACCAGCGATGCAGGTCAAATATCCCGGATCGTATCGGATAAACAGATTGGCGATACCGACTCTATTCTGCAAACCGGCTATAACCCGGTAGATGTTCTGGCGCTGGCATCGGTACAGACGCATAACCCCACCTGGCTGTTCCTCTATACGCCAGAGAAAGGCTTTGTGGGCATCAACAATAAATCAGAAGAAGGTGAAGGCGTTATCACCTTCGCAGGGCAACGCCCGCGTGATGTGCTGGACAATTACTATGTCGGCTTTGCGCGGATCAACGGCGAAGAGTGCTTTATCAGCGCCGTCCCTATCCTGACGCCGTCAGGCGAGATCCTCGGTAGCCTGATCAGCAGCATCGGCAAGAAAAGCGAACTTTACGCGACCTACGATGCGATGCTGAAAAAGAGCTGCATCATTTTTGTCCTTATTTTGCTGGTGACGCTGGCACTGGTCACGGTATTCATGCGCCGTTTATTCCGCCCGGTTCCGATGCTGATTAACTCCATCACCCGCATTGCCCATGAAGAAACGGACTGTGTCACCCCTTACCTCGATCAGGATGATGAAATTGGTCACCTGGCAGGCGCAATCGAAAAATTGCGTGTCGCCATGAAAGAGCGCGGCTACCTGCAGCGCATGCATGAAATGTCGCAAAAAATGGAGCATATGGCGCATCACGATTCGCTGACGGGGTTGCCAAACCGCGTATCGTTTAGCCTTGCGCTGGATAAACGGGTAAGCGAAATCCATCAGGACGAGAAACAGTTCAACCTGCTGTTGATTGACCTCGACAATTTCAAACCGGTGAACGATACCTTCGGCCATAAGGCGGGGGATGAACTGTTAATCAGCGTTGCACAGCGGCTGCAATTACTGCTGGGACCAAACGATATGGCGGCGCGTCTGGGCGGTGATGAGTTTGCTATCCTGCAACATGTCAGCGACGACGCTATCAAAGAAGCGCATCGTCTGTCGAAACGTATTATCCGCGCGCTGAGTACACCGTTTACCTGGAGCTCCCATACCTTTTCTATCAGCTGCAGCATCGGGATTACCACGGCGCCTTATCAGGGCAATAACTCCTCAACCTTAATGATCAACGCCGACCTGGCCATGTATGCCTCCAAGCATCACGGGCGGGGTTGTTTCCATTTCTTCGAAGACGGCATGGTCATGACCCAGACCCACAGTCTGTTTATTAACCAGGAAATCATTGATGGCATCGATAATAAGGAGTTCGAACTTCACTTCCAGCCCATCATGAATCTGGAAGATAACAGTATTTACGGTTATGAATCGCTGATTCGCTGGAACCACCCCACTAAGGGTCTGATTTATCCCGACTATTTTATCAGTATTGCCGAAAGCTCCGGTCTTATCGTGCGTTTGGGTGAGTGGATTATTCGTCAGTCATGTGAAGCAGCCGCCAGGTGGCCGGAGCGCATCCGGGTTGCCGTCAACATCTCGGCCTACCAGTTGCACAATCCGGGTCTGGTTGACGCCATCAAAGACGCTTTACGCATCAGTCAGTTGTCGGCTGAACGCCTTGAAATCGAGATCACCGAATCCGAGAAGCTGGATAAATCGATTGCCTTACCCGTTCTGAAAGAGATCCGTTCGCTGGGTATCGACATCGCCATGGACGATTTGGGAACAGGGTATGCGGCGCTGGATTATTTGCTGATCTACCCGTTCACGCGCATCAAGATCGCACGCACGCTGATCAATAAACTCGAGCAGGATAATGCCAGTCAGTATCTCATCGTGATGCTGATCCAGTTCGCGCATAAATACAATATGTCAGTGACGGCCGAAGGCGTCGAGACATCGCAACAGTGCGACATTCTGCGCGATATAGAGTGCCAAAATGTTCAGGGCTATTTCTTTAGCTACCCGCTACGTGAACACGAAGTGTTGTCCGCATTTGCCGATGAAATCATTGAAGAAGGGATCTGCGATGTCTGA
- a CDS encoding amino acid ABC transporter substrate-binding protein, whose translation MSDIFRTAKCMLMVLSLLITLCANCAARAPQAYNTLEKIASQKTITLGYQEDAFPFSWQDGNTPAGYSIDICKNIVNALKTKLHLNDLKTEWVKTNSASQFVLIRNHVADIMCIPAFYSKRRHTISEFSLPFYFSSTRYVKRKDDGNSNLQALSGHSVLVKSGTIYVEQLQKINAANALDINIQLDTNNINAFNALQNGEYSALISSTVLLKGMIAQTPNPENYELSSIALSASLPAGLLLPLDDKAFKAFVDGALSSLMTSNEFTALYKKWFLSPIPPKAINLNIPMSDKLKALTAAKKKINFDYDKYN comes from the coding sequence ATGTCTGACATCTTCCGCACGGCAAAGTGCATGTTGATGGTACTTTCTTTGCTGATAACACTGTGTGCCAACTGCGCGGCTCGCGCTCCGCAGGCTTATAATACGCTGGAGAAGATTGCCAGTCAGAAAACCATCACGCTTGGATATCAGGAAGATGCATTTCCCTTTTCATGGCAGGACGGAAATACCCCTGCGGGCTACTCCATCGATATTTGCAAAAATATTGTCAATGCGCTCAAAACCAAACTGCATCTCAACGATCTGAAAACCGAGTGGGTGAAAACGAATTCGGCTTCACAATTTGTTCTGATCAGAAATCACGTGGCAGATATCATGTGTATCCCTGCCTTTTATTCGAAAAGACGACATACGATTAGTGAGTTCTCACTGCCGTTTTACTTTTCCAGCACCCGCTACGTCAAGCGCAAAGACGACGGTAATAGCAATCTGCAAGCGCTTTCCGGGCATAGCGTTCTGGTAAAAAGCGGCACGATTTACGTTGAACAATTACAAAAAATCAATGCAGCGAATGCCCTCGACATTAACATCCAACTGGATACCAACAATATTAACGCATTCAATGCACTGCAAAATGGTGAATATTCTGCGCTGATTTCCAGCACAGTATTACTCAAAGGTATGATTGCGCAAACGCCAAACCCTGAGAACTATGAGTTATCCAGTATTGCGCTAAGCGCTTCTCTTCCGGCAGGGCTGTTACTTCCTTTAGATGACAAAGCGTTCAAAGCCTTTGTTGATGGCGCGTTATCCTCGCTGATGACCAGCAACGAATTTACTGCGCTGTACAAGAAATGGTTTCTGTCCCCAATACCGCCAAAAGCCATCAATTTAAATATTCCCATGTCAGATAAACTGAAAGCGTTAACCGCGGCAAAAAAGAAGATCAACTTTGATTATGATAAATATAATTAA
- a CDS encoding amino acid ABC transporter substrate-binding protein, whose protein sequence is MARVKRVTRGLILLFSIIASPALMAQQNAATLDHIQSSSVLNVGYRQIPPFSFTDHNGKVTGYTIAVCNIIADKLRLYLKLNTLTVHYIPVNFSERFSALNNRKIDMDCSVNTNAPERVSSVSFSVDYYIAKMRIISLRSNNIHSLNDLKGRTVSLPGSSKDLLEFNKTNREKHLNISTITTTTVNGAFNKMAQNESAALFIDDILAYPLIQHSDQPDSFSVSSETIGDDMHYAIMMRKNDPQFVGFVDNTLKNLFASPMNEQLRNKWLVPWSCKNINHQSAMSCQHHN, encoded by the coding sequence ATGGCAAGGGTGAAACGTGTGACGCGCGGGCTTATTTTGCTGTTTAGCATTATTGCGTCCCCCGCCCTGATGGCACAGCAGAACGCGGCAACGCTGGATCACATCCAGAGCAGCAGTGTTCTGAACGTCGGTTATCGTCAAATACCGCCCTTCTCCTTTACCGACCACAACGGCAAAGTCACGGGATATACCATTGCGGTATGCAACATCATTGCAGATAAGCTGCGTCTTTATCTCAAACTGAATACGTTGACTGTTCATTATATTCCGGTGAATTTTTCGGAGCGTTTCTCTGCGTTAAACAACCGAAAAATAGATATGGACTGCAGCGTCAATACCAACGCGCCCGAGCGGGTCTCCAGCGTTTCCTTTTCTGTTGATTATTACATCGCGAAAATGCGAATTATCTCTTTACGGAGCAACAATATCCATTCGCTTAATGATTTGAAAGGGCGGACGGTAAGCCTGCCGGGCAGTTCAAAAGATTTGCTGGAATTCAACAAAACGAACAGAGAAAAACACCTGAATATTTCGACGATCACGACGACGACGGTAAACGGTGCATTTAACAAGATGGCGCAAAATGAATCTGCGGCCTTGTTTATTGATGACATTCTGGCCTACCCGCTCATTCAACATAGTGACCAACCGGATAGCTTCAGCGTATCGTCTGAAACCATCGGTGATGATATGCACTATGCCATTATGATGAGGAAAAACGATCCGCAGTTTGTGGGGTTTGTTGATAATACGCTGAAAAATCTCTTTGCCTCGCCAATGAACGAGCAACTGCGTAATAAATGGTTGGTGCCCTGGTCCTGTAAAAATATAAACCATCAGTCCGCCATGAGTTGTCAGCATCACAATTGA